From Campylobacter showae:
CGGACTACTTAAAATAGTCGGCCGCAGAAAACGCTTGATGAAATATCTAAAAGCCAAAGATTACGCAGCTTACACAAAAGTTATCGCTGAGCTAAACCTCAGAGATAAATAATCCTAAGCCCCAAATTCGGGGCTTTTCATTCAAATTTTACTCTTTTACTCGTTTAAAAATTTAACACGTCAATTTTTAGATTCATAAAATTTCTAGCAATAAAATCAAATTTACTATACTCTTACATTAAATTTATTCAATTTTTCCCGCGCGCCACTCATCACACCCAATTTTTACCTTTCTAACCTTGAGCTAACTACGCTAAAGTTATCTAAATAAATTTTTTTAACTCTACCCCTTGACAATTATCCGCTCAATGTTGTATAATGCGCCTAGCAATTTAAAGGAGAGAGTGCTAAATATGATAAAGGTGAGCAAGCGAGATCTGATACTTGATTCTATCATTCAAGCTTATCTTAGCGACAATGCTCCGATCGGATCTAGCGAGCTTGGTTCGCGCATGGCGATGTCGATCCCGGCCTCTACGATCAGGGTTTATTTTAAAAAGCTCTCCGACGAGGGCGCGATTACGCAGTTTCACGTTAGCGGCGGCAGGATACCGACGGCTGCGACGATGAGGGGTTATTGGCGAGCTAGGTTAAATTTTGGCGAGACGCTAGATATCGCAAATCCAAGCCTACTAAAGTTGCTAAGCGATAAATTTGAAATTTACGCTATGGTTTTTGAAAGCAAAGCCCAAACGCTAAACGAGGTCTTAAATTTAAACAATAGATTTTTGATTTTGAGCTTTGGCGAGGACGAGATCGCGCTCAAATTTAACTCGAAGGTAGAGAAATTTTTGAGCAATCTCATCGGCATAGACCTGGGCAGACTCGAGCTTACCTGTATGCAGGTGGGTCTAAACGAGCTAAGAAACAAGATAGCCGAGCTAAAGCGCACTAAAATTCGCTTTTTAGAAAACGAAAGGGTTGCGCTTGAAATTTTCGGAGAGAGTTTTAAAAACGCGCTAAGCCCTAGCTTTGAGA
This genomic window contains:
- a CDS encoding HrcA family transcriptional regulator, which gives rise to MIKVSKRDLILDSIIQAYLSDNAPIGSSELGSRMAMSIPASTIRVYFKKLSDEGAITQFHVSGGRIPTAATMRGYWRARLNFGETLDIANPSLLKLLSDKFEIYAMVFESKAQTLNEVLNLNNRFLILSFGEDEIALKFNSKVEKFLSNLIGIDLGRLELTCMQVGLNELRNKIAELKRTKIRFLENERVALEIFGESFKNALSPSFEMVFDSNLVFFSENYLGMKLDVNFEGKEAKMLCAGSIYNDYERFLNNLKEAA